In Treponema rectale, a single genomic region encodes these proteins:
- a CDS encoding diguanylate cyclase, whose translation MKVHSKKNSLVVIPAIIIVLISGLFFSIQKFDEYRLKVNLSVFQEREMKSSVENFIKIIDFMRKDMIANLEKKGVKYTEDSIKNATLTFVRHVVHEANFANGAYLWINEVVDFNGGENYGIRQVHGNLPETEGMFLSTSMKDAKGNTPYLTELEGIKEKGEILYRYYFKEYRSDNVSEKITYAKLYEPYNWIVCTGTYLNSLYEPAGGVSNKSKLIFYTLCMILFTLSVLLFVYIVAVNFISSRKLIRETESLRGNLATDALTGACSRRYGESLLKEYYNNFISSGKNYSLAILDIDNFKKINDTYGHKSGDDVIKVMVNTIKEFQNSDDHIIRWGGDEFILTYNNLSGSLDSVLGKINKKNSQQTVITDSGEKINYTISIGASIFNSKDRSYVDAIKRIDDALYLAKRKKNTYYIL comes from the coding sequence ATGAAAGTACATTCTAAAAAGAATTCACTGGTTGTCATACCGGCAATCATTATTGTTTTAATATCCGGTTTGTTTTTTTCCATTCAAAAATTTGATGAATACAGACTAAAAGTAAATCTTTCTGTCTTTCAGGAAAGAGAAATGAAATCTTCCGTAGAAAATTTCATAAAGATTATTGATTTTATGCGTAAGGACATGATAGCTAACCTTGAAAAAAAGGGAGTTAAATATACTGAAGACAGCATAAAGAATGCAACTTTAACTTTTGTTCGACATGTTGTTCATGAAGCAAATTTTGCCAACGGTGCTTATTTATGGATTAATGAAGTTGTAGATTTTAACGGCGGTGAGAATTACGGTATAAGGCAGGTTCACGGAAATCTTCCGGAAACAGAAGGTATGTTTCTTTCAACTTCCATGAAAGATGCAAAAGGAAACACTCCTTATCTGACTGAACTTGAGGGAATAAAGGAAAAAGGAGAAATCCTGTACAGGTATTATTTTAAAGAATATCGCTCGGATAATGTTTCTGAAAAAATTACTTATGCAAAATTATATGAACCTTATAACTGGATTGTCTGTACAGGAACTTATTTGAATTCGTTATATGAACCTGCTGGCGGTGTAAGCAATAAAAGCAAATTAATTTTTTATACGTTATGCATGATTCTATTTACACTTTCGGTATTGCTTTTTGTTTATATTGTTGCAGTTAACTTTATCAGTTCAAGAAAACTGATAAGAGAAACAGAATCGCTGAGGGGGAATCTGGCAACAGATGCTCTTACCGGAGCATGCAGCCGTCGTTACGGAGAATCCTTGTTGAAGGAATACTATAATAATTTTATTTCATCTGGAAAAAATTATTCGCTTGCAATACTTGATATAGATAATTTCAAGAAAATAAATGATACCTATGGCCATAAATCTGGTGACGATGTAATAAAAGTTATGGTAAATACAATAAAAGAATTTCAGAATTCAGATGATCATATTATTCGTTGGGGTGGTGATGAATTTATCCTTACATATAACAATCTGTCTGGTAGTCTGGACTCTGTTTTAGGAAAAATAAATAAAAAGAATTCTCAGCAGACGGTTATTACAGATTCTGGAGAGAAAATTAATTATACGATTTCGATAGGAGCAAGTATTTTTAATTCCAAAGACAGATCGTATGTTGATGCCATAAAACGTATTGATGATGCGCTTTATCTGGCTAAACGGAAAAAGAACACTTACTATATTCTTTGA
- a CDS encoding DUF4080 domain-containing protein, with the protein MKILLVSVNASYMHTNIAVRDLKNYADRYFENKIEKPQITFAEYTINQPLSEVLREIAFSEADWVLISTYIWNAEYVSKLLPEIKKVLPGCVLGAGGPEYSYGAEKYLSAISALDFIVSGEGELTFVDMIEKSEFDSSGILSKLKEIKGIYYRNSNGHIEYTGSRELIKNLDEIPFPYPEILKGEADPDHKIYYYESSRGCPFGCSYCLSSIDKRVRFKSLERTCNELQLFLDNNIKLVKFVDRTYNLDEERYIGIWDYILEHHNGKTMFHFEIEAEYLSKKALDFLQKVPEGVMQFEMGVQSANKKTLKAINRSTNTEGLAEKIKLIPRTIHQHLDLIAGLPYEDLESFGHSYDFVMELRPDALQLGFLKVLNGTTMEKYARENGWKWMDSPVYETFSTPYLTFKDMAFLKDMEIITDSFWNKGNFLHLMNYVFRKMSPWNFFCRLLDYGRSIKAFAQARKDSYWFQLIHDFINSQADFLSSCGLNLILMNDLLRYDFIKTGKKGNFPSWYKHNYDRARHRQLLEEDIQLKDARMGFAVTEYEEFDYDVRTERPEENQGHTEFIVKYDIVN; encoded by the coding sequence GTGAAAATACTTCTTGTTTCTGTTAATGCAAGTTACATGCATACAAATATTGCAGTTCGTGATTTAAAAAATTATGCCGACAGATATTTTGAAAATAAAATTGAAAAGCCGCAGATTACTTTTGCTGAATATACAATCAATCAGCCGCTGTCAGAGGTTTTAAGAGAAATTGCTTTTTCTGAAGCGGACTGGGTTTTGATTTCAACTTATATCTGGAATGCTGAATATGTAAGTAAACTTTTGCCGGAAATAAAAAAAGTTCTTCCGGGATGTGTGCTTGGCGCAGGAGGACCAGAGTATTCTTACGGTGCAGAAAAATATCTTTCTGCCATAAGTGCTCTTGATTTTATTGTATCTGGTGAAGGGGAATTAACCTTTGTGGATATGATAGAAAAAAGTGAATTTGATTCATCAGGTATTCTTTCAAAGCTAAAAGAGATAAAAGGTATATATTACAGAAACAGCAACGGACACATAGAATACACCGGTAGCAGGGAACTGATAAAAAATCTGGATGAAATTCCTTTTCCGTATCCAGAAATTTTAAAAGGTGAAGCAGATCCTGATCATAAGATTTATTATTATGAATCAAGCAGAGGATGTCCTTTTGGATGTTCTTATTGTCTTTCTTCCATAGATAAGCGTGTCAGATTTAAAAGCTTGGAACGTACCTGTAATGAATTACAGCTTTTTCTTGATAACAATATAAAACTTGTAAAATTTGTAGACCGCACATATAACCTGGATGAAGAACGTTATATCGGAATATGGGATTATATTTTGGAACATCACAATGGAAAGACTATGTTTCATTTTGAAATTGAGGCAGAATACCTTTCAAAAAAAGCACTGGATTTTTTACAGAAGGTTCCTGAAGGTGTAATGCAGTTTGAAATGGGCGTTCAGTCTGCAAATAAAAAAACTCTTAAAGCTATTAATCGTTCAACAAATACAGAAGGGCTGGCAGAAAAAATAAAACTTATTCCCCGTACAATTCATCAGCATCTTGATTTGATTGCAGGACTTCCTTATGAAGATCTTGAAAGCTTCGGACATAGTTATGATTTTGTTATGGAACTTCGACCTGATGCACTGCAGCTTGGTTTTTTAAAAGTTTTGAATGGCACCACAATGGAAAAGTATGCAAGGGAAAATGGCTGGAAGTGGATGGACAGTCCTGTTTATGAAACCTTTTCTACTCCATATCTGACTTTTAAAGACATGGCTTTTTTAAAAGATATGGAAATAATTACGGATTCATTTTGGAATAAAGGAAACTTTTTACATCTGATGAATTATGTATTCAGGAAAATGAGTCCGTGGAATTTTTTCTGCAGGCTGCTGGATTATGGCAGAAGCATAAAAGCCTTTGCCCAGGCAAGAAAAGATTCATACTGGTTTCAGCTTATTCATGATTTTATAAATTCACAGGCAGATTTTTTAAGCAGCTGTGGTTTAAATTTAATTCTTATGAACGATCTGCTCCGTTATGATTTTATAAAAACTGGAAAAAAAGGAAATTTTCCATCATGGTATAAACATAATTATGATAGAGCAAGACACAGACAGCTGCTGGAAGAGGACATTCAGCTGAAGGATGCCAGAATGGGTTTTGCCGTAACGGAATATGAAGAATTTGATTATGATGTCAGGACAGAAAGACCTGAAGAGAATCAGGGGCACACGGAATTTATTGTAAAGTATGACATTGTAAATTGA
- a CDS encoding AAA family ATPase, with translation MNAEEILKKIDSLPSGGLTTKTIRDKAYTYYQWTENGKQRSRIVKEEEYDNLKNQIEERKELQAQLSNLEIYKNKNAATSQEETPAFITNVRIGKTLDDFSASIKDYKKRELYSAIEQYVYGDSHDKVFILYGLRRTGKTTLIRQIIYNMKDEEKNKSVFIQINPTNTLAEVNKDLHKLETLGYKYVFIDEVTMMDDFIQGAALFSDVFASSGMKIVLSGTDSLGFVFSEDEQLYDRCFLLHTTFIPFREFANVLGIYDIDQYMEFGGTMSQSGDNYNKAIFGTKKSTAEYVNTAIARNIQHSLKNYQYGSHFRNLKALYDKGELTNAINRIVEDMNHDFTIEVLTRTFKSHDFGSAKDIMRKDRENPTDILDNVDGEKITEKLKKLLRILNQEEQKIEIQEAHRLEIKEYLDLLDLTCDIPLVNMNDLTSKKVTTVFSQPGLRYSQVESLIKSLMMDETFRNVDAQERKRITERILDDVKGRMLEEIVQLETKKANPDLEVFKLQFAVGEFDMVVYDPENVCCKIYEVKHSKEKSPFQYRHLINEENCKQTEFRFGKILEKVVLYRGETCEEENGIHYKNVEEYLIEN, from the coding sequence ATGAATGCAGAAGAAATACTTAAAAAAATTGACTCTCTTCCATCAGGTGGCCTTACTACAAAAACAATCAGGGACAAGGCTTATACTTATTATCAATGGACAGAAAACGGAAAACAACGTTCACGAATTGTAAAAGAAGAAGAGTACGATAATCTAAAAAATCAGATTGAGGAAAGAAAAGAACTTCAGGCTCAGCTTTCAAATCTTGAGATTTATAAGAATAAAAATGCTGCAACCTCACAGGAAGAAACACCAGCTTTTATTACGAATGTAAGAATCGGTAAAACTTTGGACGATTTTTCTGCTTCAATTAAAGACTATAAGAAGCGTGAATTATACTCAGCAATTGAGCAATATGTATATGGCGATAGTCACGACAAAGTATTCATTCTTTATGGTCTGCGAAGAACTGGAAAAACAACGTTAATCAGGCAGATTATTTATAACATGAAGGATGAAGAGAAAAATAAAAGTGTCTTCATTCAGATTAATCCTACAAATACATTGGCTGAAGTAAATAAAGACTTACACAAACTTGAGACTCTCGGATATAAATATGTTTTCATCGATGAAGTCACGATGATGGATGATTTTATCCAGGGAGCCGCATTGTTTTCTGATGTTTTCGCCTCAAGCGGAATGAAGATTGTACTTTCAGGTACTGATTCTCTTGGATTTGTATTTTCAGAAGATGAACAGCTTTACGACAGATGCTTTCTATTGCATACCACATTTATTCCTTTCCGTGAGTTTGCAAATGTTCTGGGAATTTATGATATTGACCAGTACATGGAATTTGGCGGAACGATGAGCCAGAGTGGCGATAATTATAACAAGGCAATTTTTGGTACGAAGAAAAGCACTGCAGAATATGTTAATACTGCAATTGCCCGCAATATTCAGCACTCACTTAAAAATTATCAGTATGGAAGTCACTTTAGAAACCTAAAAGCACTTTATGATAAAGGTGAGCTTACAAATGCCATAAACAGAATCGTTGAAGATATGAATCATGATTTCACGATTGAAGTACTTACAAGAACGTTCAAATCACATGACTTTGGCAGTGCGAAAGATATAATGCGAAAGGACCGTGAAAATCCTACTGATATTCTTGATAATGTTGACGGTGAAAAAATTACTGAAAAACTTAAAAAGCTTCTAAGAATTCTGAACCAGGAAGAACAGAAAATTGAAATTCAGGAAGCCCACAGGCTTGAAATAAAAGAATATCTTGATTTGCTTGATTTAACCTGCGATATTCCTCTTGTTAATATGAATGATTTAACCAGCAAAAAAGTTACTACAGTTTTCAGCCAGCCAGGTCTACGATATTCACAGGTCGAATCTTTAATAAAGAGCTTAATGATGGACGAAACTTTCAGAAATGTTGATGCTCAGGAACGCAAGCGTATTACGGAACGAATCCTTGATGATGTAAAAGGCCGAATGCTTGAAGAAATCGTGCAGCTTGAAACAAAAAAAGCAAATCCAGATCTGGAAGTATTCAAACTCCAGTTTGCCGTTGGTGAGTTTGATATGGTCGTTTATGATCCGGAAAATGTATGCTGCAAAATCTATGAAGTAAAACATAGCAAAGAAAAATCACCGTTCCAGTACAGACATTTGATTAACGAAGAGAATTGTAAACAGACAGAATTCAGATTTGGAAAAATTCTGGAAAAAGTCGTCTTATATCGTGGCGAAACCTGTGAAGAGGAAAATGGCATCCACTACAAAAATGTGGAAGAATATTTGATTGAGAATTGA
- a CDS encoding MFS transporter produces the protein MKNIQNKWIRGAIPALLLHCSIGTVYCWSIFSQEIAGYIGFSKGAIEWAFSFAIFFLGMSAAFLGNLVEKNIHKSSLIATITFAAGMAGTGFFIWYGGKSFNGGAGHASVLALVGIYVCYGFIMGIGLGTGYLSPVKTLMLWFKDKKGLATGLAVAGFGAAKAIASPIMQKLLYSDVKNQIQREGGIYMMFFILAGVYFVMMFLGHLLLAKPADWVEPQTKAKDEGIIATLKREPIVSYVAIWLMFYINITCGLALISQEKMIVKCIGLAAYAGLFSTISAVFNAGGRLGFSAWADHMKDRNTVYKLIFILSIAFTAVVYFTKGIANGDGNLLLIIFVLALIFIVNAGYGGGFSNIPTLLSDHYGMGSISAIHGITLSAWAFAGLSGNQMANAIVSHTGKFVEQHGVLVNPTGYQNVLIVTGALYIVALLLSVFLVKPVKK, from the coding sequence ATGAAAAACATTCAGAACAAATGGATCAGGGGTGCAATTCCGGCCCTGCTGCTTCACTGCAGTATCGGTACGGTTTACTGCTGGTCTATTTTCAGTCAGGAAATCGCCGGCTACATCGGGTTTTCAAAAGGGGCAATTGAATGGGCGTTCAGTTTTGCCATTTTCTTTTTGGGCATGTCAGCTGCATTTCTTGGAAATCTTGTTGAAAAAAACATTCACAAGTCTTCTTTAATTGCAACAATTACATTTGCTGCAGGTATGGCCGGAACAGGTTTCTTTATCTGGTACGGAGGAAAGAGCTTTAATGGTGGTGCAGGTCACGCCAGCGTTCTTGCTCTGGTAGGTATTTATGTCTGCTATGGCTTTATCATGGGTATCGGTCTTGGTACCGGTTATCTTTCTCCGGTAAAGACTCTTATGCTCTGGTTTAAGGATAAGAAAGGTCTTGCAACAGGACTTGCCGTAGCCGGATTTGGTGCTGCAAAGGCAATTGCTTCTCCTATCATGCAGAAGCTTCTTTATTCAGATGTTAAGAATCAGATTCAGCGTGAAGGCGGAATCTACATGATGTTCTTTATTCTTGCCGGCGTTTATTTTGTAATGATGTTCCTCGGACATCTTCTTCTTGCAAAACCGGCTGACTGGGTTGAACCGCAGACTAAGGCAAAGGATGAGGGAATCATTGCAACTCTTAAACGTGAACCGATTGTAAGTTATGTTGCAATCTGGCTTATGTTTTATATTAACATTACTTGTGGTCTTGCACTTATTTCTCAGGAAAAGATGATTGTTAAGTGTATCGGTCTTGCAGCTTATGCAGGTCTCTTCTCAACAATCTCTGCTGTATTTAATGCCGGCGGACGTCTTGGTTTTTCTGCATGGGCAGATCACATGAAAGACCGCAATACGGTTTACAAGCTTATTTTTATTCTTTCAATCGCATTTACTGCAGTTGTTTATTTTACAAAGGGAATTGCGAACGGAGACGGAAATCTTCTTCTGATTATTTTTGTTCTCGCTCTTATTTTTATTGTAAACGCAGGATATGGCGGCGGTTTCTCTAATATTCCGACACTTCTTTCTGACCACTATGGAATGGGTTCAATTTCTGCAATTCACGGAATTACTCTTTCTGCATGGGCATTTGCAGGTCTTTCCGGAAATCAGATGGCTAATGCAATCGTAAGTCATACAGGTAAGTTTGTTGAACAGCATGGTGTTCTTGTTAATCCTACAGGATATCAGAATGTTCTTATCGTAACCGGTGCACTTTACATTGTGGCACTTCTTCTTTCTGTATTCCTGGTAAAACCGGTAAAGAAATAG
- a CDS encoding AAA family ATPase, whose protein sequence is MKQLIISIGREYGSGGHEIGRKLAAKLGLEFYDRNLLDEIAHIKNSDAELLKKYDEVPKKRFFSRTVRGYSNSPEENVAELQFALLKQKAADDDSFVIVGRCTDEIFKGFANYVSIFITADEEEKVKRVVECRKKTEKDARKTIERHDKTRRAYHDHFCKSKWGLASSYDLCINSSVLGIDGTVDFLAEYVQKFRNDNN, encoded by the coding sequence ATGAAACAGCTTATAATTTCCATTGGTCGTGAATATGGTTCAGGCGGTCATGAGATAGGACGCAAACTTGCAGCAAAACTTGGCCTTGAATTTTATGACAGAAATCTTCTTGATGAAATTGCACATATAAAGAATTCAGATGCGGAACTTTTGAAGAAGTATGATGAAGTTCCGAAGAAAAGATTTTTCAGCCGTACAGTGCGGGGCTATAGTAATTCACCGGAAGAAAATGTTGCAGAACTTCAGTTTGCGCTTCTTAAGCAGAAAGCTGCAGATGATGATTCTTTTGTAATTGTCGGCCGCTGTACTGATGAAATCTTTAAAGGATTTGCAAATTACGTTTCTATATTTATAACTGCTGATGAAGAAGAAAAAGTTAAGCGTGTTGTTGAATGCCGTAAGAAGACAGAAAAAGATGCACGTAAGACAATAGAGCGTCATGATAAAACACGCCGTGCTTATCATGATCATTTCTGTAAATCAAAGTGGGGTCTTGCATCAAGCTATGACCTGTGCATTAATTCTTCTGTTTTGGGAATTGATGGAACTGTGGATTTTCTTGCTGAATATGTTCAGAAATTCCGCAATGACAATAACTAA
- a CDS encoding SLC13 family permease codes for MLLAQIFAVAIFLVMFSLIITERFPKQYTTLVCGALTLLLVFVVGFGVKLGDWSHAALAVKETLNVHTIFKLGFWYTAAGEVESSGIDWGTIIFLSGMMIMVEGMAHAGFFRWLCLRLAKAVHYKVIPIFIVFMIMSAVLSMFIDSITVILFLAAVTVELSMLLKFSPVPMILAEIFCANLGGSSTMCGDPPNIIIGSKLGYSFMDFLTNTGLIAGISLVIVVIYFYFVSRKELSMTSGEVDSSKFPVPESAIKDKASFTVSCIIFACAVVLLVTHANTHLSVATIGLGIAVITLLTSVKHIPELLKKVDYQTLLFFIGLFIVVGGLEQTEILKLIAGFIEKVSGGNAYLMIAIIIWVSAFASAFIDNIPFAATMVPVIRSLAATSGVSLSTMAWALSMGTDIGGSGTPIGASANVVGTSVAAKAGHPVGWGKYCKVSAPATVIVLAISTAVIFIRYL; via the coding sequence ATGTTGCTGGCACAGATTTTTGCTGTTGCAATTTTTCTGGTAATGTTTTCCCTGATCATTACTGAAAGATTCCCTAAACAGTACACTACTTTGGTTTGCGGTGCACTTACACTGCTTTTAGTTTTTGTAGTTGGCTTCGGTGTAAAGCTTGGGGACTGGTCACATGCAGCTCTTGCTGTAAAAGAGACGCTTAATGTTCATACGATTTTCAAGCTGGGGTTCTGGTATACAGCAGCCGGTGAAGTTGAATCCAGTGGAATTGACTGGGGAACAATTATTTTTCTTTCAGGCATGATGATTATGGTTGAAGGAATGGCTCATGCAGGATTTTTCCGCTGGTTGTGCCTTCGTCTTGCAAAGGCAGTTCACTATAAAGTAATTCCTATTTTTATTGTATTCATGATCATGAGTGCCGTACTCTCTATGTTCATTGATTCAATTACAGTAATATTATTTCTTGCAGCAGTTACGGTTGAACTTTCCATGCTTCTGAAGTTCAGCCCTGTTCCTATGATTCTTGCAGAAATTTTCTGTGCTAATCTTGGCGGTTCTTCTACAATGTGTGGTGATCCGCCAAACATCATCATCGGTTCAAAGCTGGGATATTCATTTATGGACTTCCTTACAAATACTGGTCTTATAGCAGGAATCTCTCTTGTAATTGTTGTCATTTATTTTTATTTTGTCAGCAGAAAAGAACTGAGCATGACTTCAGGAGAAGTTGATTCTTCAAAATTTCCGGTTCCGGAAAGTGCAATAAAAGACAAGGCAAGTTTTACGGTAAGCTGCATTATTTTTGCCTGTGCAGTTGTTCTTCTTGTTACACATGCGAATACACATTTAAGTGTTGCAACAATCGGACTCGGTATTGCAGTTATTACGCTTTTAACTTCAGTAAAGCATATTCCTGAACTTCTTAAGAAAGTTGATTATCAGACACTTCTGTTTTTTATAGGTTTGTTTATAGTTGTCGGCGGACTTGAGCAGACAGAAATACTTAAGCTTATTGCCGGCTTTATTGAAAAAGTTTCCGGCGGAAATGCTTACCTTATGATTGCAATTATTATCTGGGTAAGTGCTTTTGCTTCTGCATTTATTGATAACATTCCTTTTGCTGCAACAATGGTTCCTGTAATCAGAAGCCTGGCTGCAACATCCGGTGTTTCACTTTCTACAATGGCATGGGCTCTTTCTATGGGAACTGATATCGGTGGAAGCGGAACTCCAATCGGTGCAAGTGCAAATGTTGTCGGAACTTCTGTAGCTGCAAAAGCCGGACATCCTGTGGGCTGGGGAAAATACTGCAAGGTATCTGCTCCGGCAACTGTAATTGTTCTTGCAATTTCTACTGCAGTTATTTTTATCCGTTATCTGTAA
- a CDS encoding sodium-dependent transporter, translated as MDSEKNLSKPRNSFTSSIGFVLAAAGSAVGLGNIWRFPYLAAKDGGGIFLFIYLILAVTFGFAMLITEVAIGRKTQESPLTAYKKLNSKWSFLGFFSFIVPFIIYPYYCVIGGWVMKYMFTYLAFLGEVTTEEGFFTGFITSQWQPILYTVIFALCCFIIVYKGVERGIERYSKILMPILFLIVVFIAIYSLTLKHTDADGVTRTGLQGASIYFIPNFKGLTFSKLLYIIVDALGQLFYSLSISMGIMVAYGSYMKKENNLGKSVNQIEIFDTGIAILAGMMIIPAVFAFSGTDGMSAGPGLIFITLPKVFLSLGKFGTFIGLIFFVMVMFAAITSAVSILEAIVSSMIDRLHWSRKKAVLVMSSVAFVISIVVCLGYNKFYFEYNLPNGAVAQILDIFDYVSNNILMPVVGLLTCLLIGWVVKPKTIVDEITRNGEHFARKTLYIIMIKFLCPVLLFVILLASFGIFR; from the coding sequence ATGGATTCAGAAAAAAATTTATCTAAACCAAGAAACTCCTTTACAAGCTCAATCGGTTTTGTACTTGCAGCAGCCGGTAGTGCTGTAGGTCTTGGAAACATCTGGCGCTTTCCTTACCTTGCTGCAAAAGACGGCGGCGGCATCTTTCTTTTTATCTATCTGATACTTGCCGTAACATTTGGTTTTGCAATGCTCATCACAGAAGTTGCAATCGGTCGTAAAACTCAGGAAAGCCCTCTCACTGCTTATAAAAAACTGAACTCTAAGTGGAGCTTCCTTGGTTTCTTCTCATTCATTGTTCCGTTCATTATTTATCCATACTACTGCGTAATCGGCGGATGGGTAATGAAATACATGTTCACCTATCTTGCATTCCTTGGTGAAGTTACAACTGAAGAAGGCTTCTTCACCGGATTCATAACTTCACAATGGCAGCCAATTCTTTACACAGTAATATTTGCATTATGCTGCTTCATCATTGTTTACAAAGGCGTAGAACGGGGAATCGAACGCTATTCAAAAATCCTCATGCCTATTCTTTTCCTCATCGTTGTCTTCATTGCAATTTATTCCCTTACCCTCAAACATACTGATGCAGACGGAGTAACAAGAACAGGTCTTCAGGGCGCTTCAATTTATTTTATTCCTAACTTTAAGGGACTGACCTTCTCAAAACTTCTTTACATCATAGTTGATGCACTGGGTCAGCTTTTCTACTCACTGAGTATTTCCATGGGAATCATGGTTGCCTACGGTTCTTACATGAAAAAAGAAAACAACCTCGGCAAATCAGTAAACCAGATTGAAATCTTCGATACCGGTATTGCCATCCTTGCTGGTATGATGATTATCCCGGCTGTATTTGCATTCTCCGGTACAGACGGAATGAGTGCCGGCCCTGGACTTATTTTTATTACCCTTCCAAAAGTATTCCTTTCTCTTGGAAAGTTCGGAACATTCATCGGACTTATCTTCTTTGTAATGGTAATGTTTGCCGCAATTACAAGTGCAGTTTCCATTCTCGAAGCAATTGTTTCAAGCATGATAGACAGACTTCACTGGTCACGCAAAAAGGCAGTTCTCGTTATGTCATCAGTAGCTTTTGTAATTTCAATAGTTGTTTGTCTCGGCTATAACAAATTCTATTTCGAATACAACCTTCCAAACGGAGCTGTTGCACAGATTCTTGATATTTTTGATTATGTCAGCAACAACATCCTCATGCCTGTCGTAGGACTTCTTACATGTCTCCTTATCGGCTGGGTTGTTAAACCAAAAACTATTGTAGACGAAATCACCCGCAACGGAGAACATTTTGCACGCAAGACACTTTATATAATCATGATTAAGTTCCTGTGTCCTGTTCTGCTGTTTGTAATTCTGCTTGCATCATTCGGAATCTTCCGCTAA
- a CDS encoding aldo/keto reductase — translation MKNVILGSTGISTLKNALGCLPLQRDSTEDAVKLIRRAYEAGWTFFDTARFYTDSEEKLGLAFEGIREKVFIATKTMCKTPEEFWNQLNTSLTNLKTDYVDLYQFHNPAFCPKPGDGSGLYEAMLEAKAQGKIRHIGITNHRLNVAQEAIESGLYETLQFPFCYLSTEKELNLVKQCREKNMGFIAMKALSGGLITNAAAAYAYINQFDNVLPIWGIQRMSELEEFISFQKKEPEYSGEIKQLVEKDRQELCGSFCRGCGYCMPCPQKIEINNCARMSLMLRRAPSASWLNEEWQKKMSLITTCIHCNKCSSHCPYGLDTPKLLQENYIDYQEVLAGRRSVS, via the coding sequence ATGAAAAACGTAATCCTTGGTTCCACAGGAATCTCTACCCTAAAAAATGCATTGGGCTGTCTTCCCCTTCAAAGAGATTCTACAGAAGATGCTGTTAAACTTATCCGCCGTGCCTATGAAGCAGGATGGACTTTTTTTGACACTGCGCGTTTTTATACCGACAGCGAAGAAAAACTCGGACTTGCATTTGAAGGCATCCGTGAAAAAGTTTTTATTGCAACAAAAACAATGTGTAAGACTCCGGAAGAATTCTGGAACCAGCTGAACACATCCCTTACAAACCTTAAAACAGATTACGTCGATCTTTATCAGTTTCATAACCCGGCCTTCTGTCCTAAACCAGGTGACGGTAGCGGACTATACGAAGCAATGCTGGAAGCAAAAGCCCAGGGAAAAATCCGCCACATCGGAATCACAAACCACAGGCTTAATGTTGCACAGGAAGCTATAGAAAGCGGTCTATACGAAACCCTTCAATTTCCCTTCTGCTACCTGTCTACAGAAAAAGAACTCAATCTCGTAAAACAATGCAGAGAAAAAAACATGGGCTTCATTGCAATGAAAGCTCTCTCCGGGGGATTAATTACAAACGCTGCCGCTGCATATGCATACATAAATCAGTTTGACAACGTGCTCCCTATCTGGGGAATTCAACGAATGTCTGAACTTGAAGAATTTATTTCTTTCCAGAAAAAAGAACCGGAATATTCCGGAGAAATTAAGCAGCTTGTAGAAAAAGACAGACAGGAATTATGCGGAAGTTTCTGCCGTGGCTGCGGTTACTGCATGCCTTGTCCTCAAAAAATAGAAATAAACAACTGCGCCCGCATGTCATTAATGTTAAGGCGAGCCCCAAGTGCTTCCTGGTTAAATGAAGAATGGCAGAAAAAAATGTCCCTCATTACAACCTGCATACACTGCAACAAATGCTCTTCTCACTGCCCGTACGGTCTGGATACACCTAAACTGCTTCAGGAAAACTACATCGACTATCAGGAAGTTCTTGCCGGAAGAAGAAGCGTCTCTTAA